From Pirellulales bacterium, one genomic window encodes:
- a CDS encoding SIS domain-containing protein: MATSDDVAALLRSQFELRNRISADYIPRHSDQLARVCREMADRFRDGGRLLAVGVGPHITDAQHVSVEFVHPVIVGKRALPALDLSVAPRPMLAALAGQRDIVMGFAPPAGDVVLDELLKSARERGALTCLWPGRLGDYVLPAATSDPFIHQELTEVMYHTLWETVHVFLDRQSGGEDVGAASFLYPFLSEQKTESNADTLADVAASIRQKAADDDRLRTLFADQQAECFAEAVRAVRQRLDAGGAIVAFGNGGSATDANDLVFDCVAPPDGCPPILAISLSMEPANLSAVANDVGVELMFQRQLIANGRPADVAVAISSSGKSKNLAIALREARKRGMLTLGLAGYDGGDFVREKLVDYAFVVGSDYIPRIQEVQASIYHVLRRALTGHRL; this comes from the coding sequence ATGGCGACCAGCGACGATGTGGCGGCGTTGTTGCGGTCGCAGTTCGAGCTGCGCAATCGGATCTCCGCCGACTACATTCCGCGCCACAGCGACCAGCTTGCGCGGGTGTGCCGCGAGATGGCCGATCGGTTCCGAGACGGCGGCCGATTGCTGGCCGTCGGCGTGGGTCCGCACATCACCGATGCCCAGCACGTCTCGGTCGAGTTCGTCCATCCGGTCATCGTGGGCAAACGGGCACTGCCGGCCCTCGATCTTTCGGTGGCGCCGCGGCCGATGCTCGCCGCGCTGGCCGGCCAGCGCGACATCGTGATGGGCTTCGCGCCTCCTGCGGGCGATGTCGTGCTCGACGAGTTGCTCAAGAGCGCTCGCGAGCGCGGCGCCCTGACGTGCCTCTGGCCGGGGCGGCTGGGCGACTACGTGCTGCCCGCCGCCACGAGCGACCCGTTCATCCACCAAGAGCTGACCGAGGTGATGTATCACACGCTCTGGGAGACCGTCCACGTTTTTCTCGATCGGCAAAGCGGCGGCGAAGACGTGGGCGCGGCCTCTTTTCTTTACCCGTTTCTGTCCGAACAAAAAACGGAGTCGAATGCCGACACGCTGGCCGACGTGGCCGCGTCGATTCGGCAAAAGGCGGCCGACGACGATCGGCTGCGGACGCTGTTCGCCGACCAGCAGGCCGAATGCTTCGCGGAGGCGGTGCGGGCGGTCCGGCAACGACTCGATGCGGGCGGCGCGATCGTGGCCTTCGGCAACGGCGGCTCGGCCACGGACGCCAACGATTTGGTGTTCGATTGCGTGGCGCCGCCCGACGGCTGCCCTCCGATTTTGGCCATTTCGCTGAGCATGGAGCCGGCCAATTTAAGCGCGGTCGCCAACGACGTGGGAGTGGAGTTGATGTTTCAGCGGCAGCTCATCGCCAACGGCCGCCCGGCGGACGTGGCCGTCGCCATTTCGAGCAGCGGCAAGTCGAAGAATCTGGCGATTGCCTTGCGCGAGGCGCGCAAACGCGGCATGCTCACGCTGGGCCTGGCCGGCTACGACGGCGGCGACTTCGTGCGTGAAAAGCTGGTTGATTATGCCTTCGTCGTGGGCAGCGATTATATTCCGCGGATTCAGGAAGTTCAGGCCTCGATCTACCACGTCTTGCGGCGAGCTTTGACCGGGCATAGACTCTAA
- the purL gene encoding phosphoribosylformylglycinamidine synthase subunit PurL, protein MTLNQCAMLWEVDIYPAADQPDLVGQRVAADAADLGLAERLAVCAGHGYLLEGELSEADARRLAAELLSDPLVERTVVARAGDSVLVQAPDSQATLVHVLPKPGVMDPVAQSVLMAIADFNLRADAVRTFRKYWLAGITDDKLGSLCGKLLANDAIEQVIVGPLNFEHLELGSPYRFQLVTVPLRECDDAALERLSREGQLYLKLAEMRTIRDYFRELGRDPTDVELETLAQTWSEHCSHKTLAGRIHYRDERGERQFSNMLKETIFAATETVRRQLGSDDWCVSVFRDNAGVVKFDDEHHVVFKVETHNHPSALEPYGGANTGIGGVIRDPLGTGLGARPVCNTDVFCFAPPDTPAEELPPGVLHPKRVMKGVVSGVRDYGNRMGIPTVNGAIYFDRRYLGNPLVYCGTVGLLPCDKVQKEPRPDDLIVAVGGRTGRDGIHGATFSSAELTSESEKLSGGAVQIGNAITEKMLLDVLLDARDRGLYHAITDCGAGGFSSAVGEMGEAIGAEVWLDRVPLKYDGLSYTEIWISEAQERMVLAVPADCWPEFSALCTSEGVEATVIGRFVPTGRLQLKYRDQQVGDLAMQFLHHGRPPVVREAVYAPPPLIPQTPPQAARDFTPTLTRILGSLNVASKEWVIRQYDHEVQGGSVVKPLVGVANDGPSDAAVVRPVLSSRRGVVVACGMNPRYGDFDTAHMAASAIDEAVRNCVAVGAGPRRIAILDNFCWGDTDRPETLGSLVRAALACHDLAVALGIPFISGKDSLNNEFRYTGAGGERRSIAIPPSLLISAIGQVADVARCVTMDLKQPGNLLYVVGLTREELGGSHFNLVESLSGGRVPTVDAAVAKRTFYALHAAIDAGLVRSCHDLSEGGLAVAVAEMAFAGGLGARIALDRIPSEGPQSSPIVALFSESNTRFLCEVPKERAGEFESRLADVAHARVGEVSGPQQVEMVWHGNVVISGSLAALKEAWQAPLRW, encoded by the coding sequence ATGACGCTTAATCAATGCGCGATGTTGTGGGAAGTTGACATCTATCCGGCCGCGGACCAGCCCGATTTGGTCGGCCAGCGGGTGGCCGCCGACGCGGCCGATCTCGGCCTGGCCGAGCGGCTGGCCGTTTGCGCCGGACATGGCTATCTGCTGGAAGGCGAGCTGAGCGAGGCCGACGCGCGGCGGTTGGCCGCCGAACTGCTTTCCGATCCGCTTGTCGAGCGGACCGTCGTGGCGCGGGCCGGCGATTCCGTGTTGGTGCAAGCACCCGACAGTCAGGCTACGTTGGTCCACGTCCTCCCCAAGCCGGGCGTGATGGACCCCGTGGCCCAAAGCGTGCTCATGGCCATCGCCGACTTCAACCTCCGCGCCGACGCCGTGCGCACCTTTCGCAAGTATTGGCTTGCCGGAATCACCGACGACAAGCTTGGTTCCCTTTGCGGCAAGCTGCTGGCGAACGATGCCATCGAGCAGGTCATCGTAGGACCGCTCAACTTTGAGCATCTCGAGCTTGGCTCGCCGTATCGGTTTCAGCTTGTCACCGTGCCGCTGCGCGAGTGCGACGACGCGGCCCTGGAGCGTCTCAGCCGCGAAGGACAGCTTTATCTGAAGTTGGCCGAAATGCGGACCATCCGCGATTATTTCCGCGAGTTGGGCCGCGATCCCACCGACGTCGAGTTGGAGACGCTGGCGCAAACGTGGAGCGAGCATTGCAGCCACAAGACGCTGGCCGGCCGCATCCACTACCGCGACGAACGCGGCGAGCGGCAGTTCAGCAATATGTTGAAGGAGACGATCTTCGCCGCCACCGAAACGGTCCGCCGGCAGCTTGGCTCCGACGACTGGTGCGTAAGCGTCTTTCGCGACAACGCCGGCGTGGTCAAGTTCGACGACGAGCATCACGTCGTGTTCAAGGTCGAGACGCACAACCATCCTTCGGCGCTTGAGCCTTACGGCGGCGCGAACACCGGCATCGGCGGCGTCATCCGCGATCCGCTCGGCACGGGCCTGGGCGCGCGGCCGGTCTGCAACACCGACGTGTTCTGCTTCGCTCCGCCCGACACGCCGGCCGAAGAGTTGCCGCCGGGCGTGCTGCATCCCAAGCGGGTGATGAAAGGCGTCGTCTCCGGCGTCCGCGATTACGGCAATCGCATGGGCATCCCGACCGTGAACGGGGCGATCTATTTCGACCGGCGCTACCTGGGAAACCCACTCGTTTATTGCGGCACCGTCGGCCTGCTGCCGTGCGACAAGGTCCAGAAAGAGCCGCGGCCGGACGACCTCATTGTCGCGGTGGGCGGACGCACCGGCCGTGACGGCATTCATGGCGCCACGTTCAGCTCGGCCGAATTGACCAGCGAAAGCGAAAAGCTTTCGGGCGGGGCCGTGCAGATCGGCAACGCCATCACCGAAAAGATGCTGCTCGACGTGCTGCTGGACGCCCGCGACCGCGGCCTTTATCACGCCATCACCGACTGCGGCGCCGGCGGCTTTTCCAGTGCCGTGGGCGAGATGGGCGAGGCGATCGGCGCCGAGGTCTGGCTTGACCGCGTGCCGCTCAAGTACGACGGCCTCTCCTACACCGAAATCTGGATCTCCGAGGCCCAAGAACGGATGGTGCTGGCGGTGCCGGCCGATTGCTGGCCGGAGTTTTCGGCGTTGTGTACGTCGGAAGGCGTGGAAGCCACGGTCATCGGTCGGTTCGTGCCGACGGGCCGGTTGCAGCTTAAGTACCGCGACCAGCAGGTGGGCGACCTGGCGATGCAGTTTTTGCACCACGGACGTCCGCCGGTGGTGCGCGAGGCGGTCTATGCCCCGCCGCCGCTGATTCCGCAAACGCCGCCCCAAGCCGCCCGCGATTTCACGCCGACGTTGACCAGAATCCTGGGCTCGCTCAACGTGGCGAGCAAAGAGTGGGTCATTCGCCAATACGATCACGAGGTGCAGGGCGGCAGCGTCGTCAAGCCGCTGGTGGGCGTGGCCAACGACGGGCCGAGCGACGCGGCGGTGGTCCGTCCCGTGCTTTCGTCGCGTCGCGGCGTGGTCGTGGCCTGCGGCATGAATCCGCGTTACGGCGATTTCGACACCGCGCACATGGCGGCCAGCGCCATCGACGAGGCGGTGCGGAATTGCGTCGCGGTGGGCGCCGGTCCGCGGCGGATCGCCATCCTCGACAATTTTTGTTGGGGCGACACCGACCGGCCAGAAACGCTCGGCTCGCTGGTCCGCGCGGCGCTGGCCTGTCACGATCTGGCCGTCGCGCTGGGCATCCCGTTCATCAGCGGCAAAGACAGCCTCAACAACGAATTCCGCTACACCGGTGCCGGCGGCGAGCGGCGATCGATCGCCATTCCGCCGTCGCTTTTGATCAGCGCCATCGGGCAAGTGGCCGACGTGGCCCGTTGCGTCACCATGGATCTGAAGCAGCCGGGCAACCTGCTGTACGTCGTCGGTCTCACTCGCGAAGAGTTGGGCGGCTCGCACTTCAATCTGGTCGAGTCGCTTTCCGGCGGTCGCGTGCCGACGGTCGACGCCGCCGTCGCCAAGCGCACGTTCTATGCGCTGCACGCGGCCATCGACGCCGGGCTGGTGCGAAGCTGCCACGATTTGAGCGAAGGAGGCCTGGCCGTGGCCGTGGCGGAGATGGCGTTCGCCGGGGGACTTGGCGCGCGGATCGCTCTCGACCGCATACCTTCGGAAGGCCCGCAATCATCGCCGATCGTCGCCTTGTTCAGCGAGTCGAACACCCGTTTCTTGTGCGAAGTGCCTAAGGAGCGGGCGGGCGAGTTCGAATCGCGTCTGGCCGACGTGGCCCACGCGCGCGTCGGCGAAGTAAGCGGCCCGCAGCAAGTCGAGATGGTCTGGCACGGCAACGTGGTTATTTCCGGTTCGTTAGCCGCGCTGAAGGAAGCATGGCAAGCGCCGCTACGCTGGTAG
- the purQ gene encoding phosphoribosylformylglycinamidine synthase I: MASAATLVGDCKLMIQPRVLVLRAPGANCDRESAFAFERAGAIAERVHVYRLLERPDLLADYQILCIPGGFSYGDDLGAGRILGSQIQHHLCGALREFRDAGKLLLGICNGFQILIKSGMLLDDDAQGRPAATLTNNDSGKFEDRWIELRTTSRKCVFFNGIESMYLPVAHAEGKFVPRDAATLAALEAAGQLALRYRPRGGGEAGYPDNPNGSVGAVAGVCDTTGRVCGLMPHPERHIDPTQHPRWSRGPLAREGDGLQVFRNAVRFFA, translated from the coding sequence ATGGCAAGCGCCGCTACGCTGGTAGGAGATTGCAAATTGATGATCCAGCCGCGCGTTCTCGTGCTCCGTGCTCCCGGCGCGAACTGCGACCGCGAAAGCGCTTTCGCCTTCGAGCGGGCCGGTGCGATCGCCGAGCGCGTCCACGTCTATCGTTTGCTCGAGCGGCCGGACCTGTTGGCCGATTACCAGATTCTCTGCATCCCCGGCGGATTCAGTTACGGCGACGACCTGGGCGCCGGTCGCATTCTTGGCAGCCAAATCCAGCATCATTTGTGCGGCGCCCTGCGCGAATTCAGAGACGCCGGAAAACTGCTGCTGGGCATCTGCAACGGCTTTCAAATCCTGATCAAGTCGGGCATGTTGCTCGACGACGATGCCCAGGGCCGGCCGGCGGCGACGCTCACCAACAACGATTCGGGCAAGTTCGAAGACCGCTGGATCGAGCTCCGCACCACAAGCCGGAAGTGCGTGTTCTTCAACGGAATCGAGTCGATGTATCTGCCGGTGGCCCACGCCGAGGGAAAATTCGTGCCGCGCGATGCGGCGACGCTCGCCGCGCTGGAGGCGGCCGGGCAACTCGCGCTGCGCTATCGACCGCGCGGCGGTGGCGAGGCCGGCTATCCCGACAATCCCAACGGTTCGGTCGGGGCGGTGGCGGGTGTCTGCGACACGACGGGCCGCGTCTGCGGGCTGATGCCCCACCCCGAACGCCACATCGATCCCACGCAGCATCCCCGCTGGTCGCGCGGTCCGCTTGCCCGTGAAGGTGACGGGCTACAAGTCTTTCGCAACGCCGTGCGGTTCTTCGCGTGA
- a CDS encoding DinB family protein yields MSPTVQLFVDAYKFNRDRTLGLLDKACQQADPQQALSWRPGPGRAHIGWQLMHIGITEEIFATERLNPQRPPAFADLWPRFRGGSTPDDQAPTADELRRVLNESRAHLVETLSAYRDDRLGEIPPAMAARKLTVRDILALIAWHEAHHQGQAHITLNLYLATLAKV; encoded by the coding sequence ATGTCCCCCACCGTCCAGCTTTTCGTCGACGCTTACAAGTTCAACCGCGATCGCACGCTCGGCCTGCTCGACAAGGCCTGCCAGCAAGCGGACCCGCAACAAGCGCTCTCGTGGCGGCCCGGCCCCGGCCGGGCACACATCGGATGGCAGTTGATGCACATCGGCATCACCGAAGAAATTTTTGCCACCGAGCGGCTGAATCCCCAGCGGCCGCCGGCGTTTGCCGATCTTTGGCCGCGGTTCCGCGGCGGAAGCACGCCCGACGACCAAGCGCCCACGGCCGACGAGCTGCGCCGCGTGTTGAATGAATCGCGCGCCCACCTGGTTGAGACGCTTTCCGCCTACCGCGACGACCGGCTCGGCGAGATTCCGCCGGCCATGGCCGCCCGAAAGCTTACGGTGCGCGACATCCTGGCCCTGATCGCCTGGCACGAAGCCCATCACCAAGGCCAGGCTCACATCACGCTGAACCTGTATTTGGCCACGCTCGCAAAAGTCTGA
- a CDS encoding sigma-70 family RNA polymerase sigma factor: MAESNRAGDTFGGNGWWSGLSLEELTHERQLLLNRAHGSREAHEALLTSFLPMMRSFFVHGLSRKIAREEPAGDLVQSAVALAWRAFDQFDGCHIAQYQQWLMTLCGNLLASLLRRLGPDGPQDLSRKQPLDEQAVDDARHPYGRRPPSPVEILKSLEAGAQLEAALRDLPGDEQQVVRLHHFDGLTFARSAAGSAARGTRSSDRSSAP, from the coding sequence ATGGCGGAGTCGAATCGCGCTGGCGATACGTTCGGAGGCAATGGTTGGTGGAGCGGACTGAGCCTCGAAGAGCTTACGCACGAGCGGCAGTTGCTGCTCAACCGGGCGCATGGCTCGCGGGAGGCGCATGAGGCCTTGCTCACCAGCTTTTTGCCGATGATGCGCAGCTTCTTTGTCCACGGGCTGTCACGCAAAATTGCACGCGAAGAGCCCGCGGGCGATCTGGTGCAATCGGCCGTGGCACTGGCCTGGAGGGCGTTCGACCAATTCGATGGCTGCCACATCGCGCAGTATCAGCAGTGGCTCATGACCCTCTGCGGCAACCTGCTCGCCAGTCTGCTGCGTCGATTGGGGCCCGACGGCCCGCAAGACCTGTCGCGCAAACAGCCGCTCGACGAACAGGCGGTCGACGACGCGCGGCACCCCTACGGACGACGGCCGCCGTCGCCCGTCGAGATTCTCAAGTCGCTGGAGGCCGGCGCCCAACTCGAAGCCGCCCTGCGCGACTTGCCCGGCGACGAGCAGCAGGTCGTGAGGCTGCACCATTTCGACGGGCTCACGTTCGCGAGATCGGCAGCCGGCTCGGCCGCTCGCGGTACGCGGTCGAGCGACCGTTCCAGCGCGCCGTGA